From the genome of Corallococcus macrosporus DSM 14697:
GCGCGCACCCGCGCGGCCTCCACCGCGCTCATGGGCAGCGTGGTGGGCCGGGGGATGGCCTCGCAGTCCAGCGCGCACAGCTCGCCGTCCCCGCGGTCCACCACCAGCAGCACCGCCGGGTCCTGCCGCCAGCCGTGGCCGCCCAGCAGCGACGCCAGGCTGAGCGCCGCCAGCACCTGGCCCTGGAAGCGCAGCACGCCCACGACGTGCGGCGAGGACAGCGGCACCGGCGACACCATCTTCAGCGGCAGCGCGGCGCGCAGCGACTCCAGGGAGAGCGCGTAGCGCTCCTCGCCCAGGGGGAACTCGGCGATCCAGTGCACCGCCTCCTCGACGGTGTTCTCGCCCTGCTCCCTCAGGCGGGCCGCGCGCCGCTCCAGCAGCTCACGCGCCTCGGCCTCCTGGGACTCTTCCAACGTCCGCGGAGTGACCTTCATTCGAGCGCCCCCTGGTTGAGGTAGGCGTCAGCGGACGCCTGGTAGAAGCGCGCGGGCAGGGCCTCCGGCCCCTCCACGAGCTGGTCGGGTGGAAGCCGCTCAGCGCGCGAGCGCAGGGCCCGCATCAGCGGCACCGCGCCCTCCCGCGCCCCGGAGCGCTCCCGCAGCAGGGCCAGCTCCAGCAGCCCCGGCAGGTAGTCCGGCGCCTGGCGGACCAGGGCCTCCAGCACGGAGGACGCGCCCACCTCGTCACCTTCCTCGATGCGCTCCAGCGCGTTCAGGTGCAGCCGCGTGGGCGGCGGCGGAGGCGCCACGGCCTCCTCCCGCGCGGGGACGGGTAGCAGCGGCGTCAGCGGACGGCGCGGCGGCGCGGCGGCCACCGGCCAGGCGCGGGCGGCGGCGCGGGACGCGGCGGCCTCGCGCGCGTGCAGCTCCTCCGGCGTGAGGAGGCGGAAGGCCTGCAGCTCCGGCGGCCCCTCGCGGACCATGCCCGCGGGGACGCGGTCCACCTCCACGGCGCCCAGGAACAGCCAGCCGCCGGGGTTGAGCGTGCGCGACAGGAGGGAGATGGCCGCGTCACGCGCGGCGGGGGTGAAGTAGGTCAGCACGTTGCGGCAGAGGATGAAGTCGAAGCGGCCGAAGCGCTCGGGCAGCGGCGCCAGCAGGTTCGCCTGGGCGAAGGTGGTGATGCGACGGACGGGCGGGAGGATGGTGACCTCGCGCTCGCCCGTCTCCGAATAGAGCGGGAACAGGCGCGGCGCGGACTCGCGGCGGGACCACGTCCCGTAGGTGGCGCGGCGCGCCGACTCCAGGCTGGCCTCGTGGAGGTCCGTGCCCAGCACCTCCACCGGGAAGCCGTGGGGCACCGACGCCTGGAGGCACGCGGCCAGCGAATACGCCTCCTCGCCGGACGCGCAGCCCGCGCTCCAGCCCCGCAGGGCCAGGGCGCCCCGCTGGAGCGCCGCGGGCACCGCCTCATGGGAGATGAAGCGGAAGTGCTCCGGGTGGCGGAAGAAGTACGTCTCCCCCACCAGGATGGCCTTCACCAGCGCGGTGCCCAGGTGGGAGACGGGGTGCAGCAGCTCCCCCAGGAGGTCCGCGGGGCCGCGCCCACGGCCCAGCTCCGCGCGCAGCACGCGCTCCACCGCCTCGGCGGCGATGGCGTCATTGCGAAACCCCGTGATGCTGGCCACCACCTCCCGCGCGCGGGCGAGCAGCCGCGGGTCGAGCGCTCCGCTCATGCGTCCCGCCCGGCCTCCGCGGCCTCGAGCATGGCGGGCAGCTCCCGCAGGAGCCCCCGCGAGACGAACACCCGCGGGTCCAGGATGGGCAGCGAGCGCCCCCCCACCTTCAGCATGCCGATGAGCCCCTCGCGCAGCGGGCCATGTTCGGCGCCGCCCACGCGCTCGCGCCGGTCGATGTCCGCCGCCGCGTACTCCTCCGGGTCCTTCACCGCGTCCACGGCCAGCGCCAGCGACACGCCCTCCGCCTCGATGACGACGAGCATGCGCTCCACGCGCGACAGCTTGTGCTCCACGCCCAGCCGGCGCGCCACGTCCAGCACGCACAGCGCCGCGCCCCGCACCTCCACGTATTCGCGCAGGTACACGGGCCCGGTGGGCAGCGGCCGGGTCGCCGGATGCAGCAGCACCTCCCGCACCGCGTCCAGGGGGATGGCGAACTCCAGCTCGCCCACCGTCACGCGCAGCACCAGCAGCGAGCCCGTGCGCGCCCGCTGCCGCGCGCTCGCCATGGCCTCGCCCACCGTCTGCAGCAGCTCGTCCGCGCGGAACGGCTTGGCCAGGAACGCCTCCGCGCCCAGGCCCAGGCAGGCCTCCGCGCGGGACTTCTCCGAGGAGATGATGATGACGGGGATGTCGGCCGTGGCCGGGTCCGCCTTCATCCGCTGGAGGACCTCATCGCCGTCCATCTCCGGCATGGACAAATCAAGCAACACCGCCGCCGGACGCAGGCGCCCCACCTTCTCCAGGGCCTCGCGGCCGTTGCTGGCGGTGTGGATGGTGTAGTGGCCGGAGAGGATGGCCCGCTCCAGCGCGAGAATCGCGTCGCTGTCGTCGACGAGCAGCAGGGACGGCAGGCTCACGGGAGTCTCAAGCCTTGGTGAGGAACTGGCGGACCGTTTCCGTCAGCTCGTGGTGGGACACCGGCTTCTGGATGAAGGCGTTGGCGCCGGCCTCGGTACCGCGCTGACGCAGGTCCACGTTCTTCTCCGCCGTCAGCAGCAGGATGGGCACCGAGCGGACCTGCGGCATCGCGCTGGCCCGCACCTCCTTCACGAAGGTGATGCCGTCCATGCCCGGCATGTTGATGTCCTCGATGACCAGGCTCACCGGCACCAGCCGGAGAATCTGCAGGCCCCGGGTCGCATCGTCGGCCTCGACGGTCGAGACCTTGAGGTTCATCAGGTAGATCTTGACGATGTTGCGGACCGTCGGGCTGTCGTCCACCAGCAAGACGTTGGTGCTGTGGGTGCTCACTGTGCGGCGGCTCCTGCGCAGGCCCCGCGACGCGCGGGGAGCCCTGCGAAACGTTCACGACTCTACCGTGAGGGCTCTCACGTGAGAACTGGGGGCGGTCCGGCCCGGCATCCTTCCGGGCAGGCAGGTGTCGGATGACCTCGGAGGGCGGCCCCCTGGGTCAAGATGCTCCCGGGGGTGGGGGCTACTCGCCGGCCGGCTTGGGCGGCAGCTCGTCCGCGTCGGGCGTCACCGGGGGGGCGCCAATGGCGTGGTAGCCACCGTCCACGTGGATCATTTCGCCCGTGGTGGAGGGCAGCCAGTCCGACAGCAGGGCACACGCGGTGCGGGCCACCAGGTCGTGGCTGTCCTTGGCGCTCCAGCCCAGGGGCGCCTGGGTGCCCCAGCCGCGCTCCAGGGCCTTGAATCCCGGGATTCCCTTGGCGGCGATGGTGGACAGGGGGCCGGCGGCCAGGGCGTTCACCCGGATGCCCCTGGGGCCCAGATCCCGCGCCAGGTAGCGCACCGTGGCCTCCAGGGCCGCCTTGCACACGCCCATCCAGTCGTAGATGGGCCAGGCGACGCGGTTGTCGAAGTCCAGCGTGACGATGGAGCCCCCCTGCGTCATCAGCGGCAGGCACGCCACCGACAGCTCCTTCAGCGAGAACGCGGAGATGCGGAACGCCGTCTGGACGCTCTCCCAGGGCGTGTTGAGGAAGTTGCCACCCAAAGCATCTTCGGGCGCGAAGGCGATGGAATGCAACACACCGTCCACCCGGTCCCAGCGCTGGCGGAGCGCGTCCGTCAGCGCCGGGAAGTGGGCGGGGTTGGTGACGTCCAGCTCCAACACGTCCAGCCCCGGCTTGAGGCGCCTGGCGCTCCGCTCGGTGAGGGACCTGGCCCGGCCGAAGCCGGTGAGGAGCACCTCGGCCCCCTGTGCCAGCGCGTGCTCGGCGATGCCGTAGGCCAGGGACTGGGGCGTCAGCACCCCGGTGATGAGCAGCTTCTTGCCTTGGAGCAGCATGAGACGGCCTCGTTGCGAGAAGAGGAAAGTGAGGAAACGCGCTCTCTACCATTCCTGCCAGGCGGAACGGATGAAGTTGCGCTCACCCCCGGCATGAATCCACCTGCTCCGCGGCAAGGGGTGCGGCTTATCGGCCAGCGTGCGGGCGCTACAAAAGTTGCTGCGAAAACCCCCCAACGGGGCGCCCATCCAGTAAAAGACGACACCGCCATGGCGAATTTCCAGGACACGTTCCTTTCCGGCGCCAACATCGACTTCATCGAGGGCCTCTACGCCCGATACCTGGAGGACCCCGCCAGCGTGGATGCGAGCTGGCGCGAGGTCTTCGACCGCAGCAACGGCGCCGGCCGACCCATCTTCAGCACGAAGCTGCTGGAGCCGGCCCCGGCTCCCTCGGCGGGCAAGCCCAACGGAAAGGGCGCCGCGCCCAAGGCGCAGGCCGCGGCGGCGCAGGCCCCGGTGGCCGCGTCCGCGCAGGCCACCCACGACATCGCGCTGCAGGCGCGCGTGGACCACGTCATCTTCGCCTTCCGCCTGCGCGGCCACCTGCGCGCGAAGCTGGATCCGCTCGGCCGGCCGCGCCCGGCGCTGGAGCACGTGGCGGACGTGGGCCTGGTGGATGACAGCCACTTCACGGAGGCCGAGGGCGAGCACCTGGTGGAGACCAACGGCGTGTTCGGCGACCAGCGCGTGCGCCTTTCGGACCTGCTGGCGCGCCTGCGCCGCACGTACACGGACACCATCGGCGTCGAGTACATGCACATGCTCGACAGCCAGCGCCGCCGCTGGCTGATGCACCGGATGGAGTTCGCGGAGAACCGCACCGACTTCTCCGTGGAGGAGTGCCGGCACATCCTCACCAAGCTGTCCTACGCGGAGGGCTTCGAGCACTTCCTGCACACGAAGTACGTGGGCGCCAAGCGCTTCAGCCTGGACGGCGGCGAGTCCCTCATCCCCATGCTGGACGCGCTGGGCGAGGTGGCCACCGGCATGGGCCTGAAGGAGATCGTCATCGGCATGGCCCACCGCGGCCGCCTCAACGTGCTGACGAACATCCTGGGCAAGAAGCCGGATCAGATCTTCAGCGAGTTCGACGGTCCCCGCAACCCGCAGGCCTACCTGGGCCGCGGCGACGTGAAGTACCACATGGGCTTCTCGTCGGACCACACCACGCGCCAGGGCAAGAAGCTGCACCTGTCGCTGGCCTTCAACCCCAGCCACCTGGAGGCGGTGGACCCGGTGGTGGAGGGCCGCGTGCGCGCCAAGCAGGACCGCGGCGGGGACACCGAGCGCGTCGGCGTGATGCCGCTGCTCATCCACGGCGACGCGGCCTTCATCGGCCAGGGCGTGGTGCCGGAGACGCTCAACCTGTCCGGCCTCAAGGGCTACACCACGGGCGGCACGGTCCACGTCGTCATCAACAACCAGGTCGGCTTCACCACCGACCCGCACGACTCGCGCTCGTCCCTCTACTCCACCGCCATCGCGCAGATGCTGGACATCCCCATCTTCCACGTGAATGGAGATGACCCGGAGGCCTGCGTCCACGTGGCGAAGCTGGTGGCCGAGTACCGCCAGACGTTCAAGACGGACGTGGTCATCGACCTGGTCTGCTACCGCCGCTACGGCCACAACGAGGGTGACGAGCCCTCGTTCACGCAGCCGGCGATGTACGACATCATCCGCAAGCACCCGACGGTGCGCACGCTCTACGCGGCGAAGCTGGCGGCGCAGGGCAAGATTCCGGCCGAGGAGTCGGAGGCCATCAAGCAGAAGTGCCAGCGGGAGTTCGACGCGGCGCTGACCCGCGCGCGCCAGGAGAGCCAGTTCAAGGAGCCCAGCGCGCTGGAAGGCCTGTGGAAGCCCTACCAGGGCGGCGCGCTGAAGAGCGCGCCGAACGTGTCCACCGCGGTGGACAAGCAGGTGCTCTGCGATGCGCTGCGCAAGCTGTCCACGCTGCCGGAGGGCTTCAACGTCCACCGCGACGTGGAGCGCACCGTCATCAAGAAGCGCCTGGGCATGCTGGACAGCGGCGAGCTGCAGTGGAGCGAGGGCGAGTCGCTGGCCTACGCCACGCTGCTCTCCGAGGGCTACAACATCCGCATCACCGGCCAGGACAGCGAGCGCGGCACCTTCAGCCACCGCCACGCGGTGCTGCACGACGTGAAGACGGGCGAGAAGTTCGTCCCGCTGCGCCAGTTCGTCAGCGGCAAGGGGAAGAACGGCTTCCACGTCTACAACAGCCCGCTGTCGGAGATGGGCGTGCTCGGCTTCGAGTACGGCTACAGCCTGGACGTGCCGGACGGCCTGACGGCCTGGGAAGGCCAGTTCGGTGACTTCGCCAACGGCGCGCAGATCATCATCGACCAGTTCATCGCCGCCGGTGAGAGCAAGTGGCGCCGCCTGAGCGGCCTCACCCTGCTGCTGCCGCACGGCTATGAAGGCCAGGGCCCGGAGCACTCCAGCGCGCGCCTGGAGCGCTTCCTGGACCTGTGCGCCGAGGACAACATCCAGGTCTGCTACCCCACCACGCCCGCGCAGATCTTCCACCTGCTGCGCCGCCAGGTGCTGCGCCCGGTGCGCAAGCCGCTGGTCATCATGTCGCCCAAGAGCCTGCTGCGCCGGCCGGAGGCCACCAGCAAGGTGGACGAGCTGGCCACGGGCACCTTCCAGGAAGTCATCCTGGACCGGGTGGACCCGGCGGGCGTGACGCGGCTGCTGCTGTGCAGCGGCAAGGTGTACTACGACCTGGTGAAGGCGCGGGACGAGCGCAAGGACGACAGCATCGCCATCGTCCGGCTGGAGCAGCTCTACCCGTTCGCCTCGGACGTGCTGGCGGGGCTCATCGCGAAGATGCCGAAGCTCGCGGAGCTGCTGTGGGTGCAGGAGGAGCCGCGCAACGCCGGCGCGTGGCACTTCATGTTCCCCCGCCTGCACGACCTGGCCTCCACGCAGTCGAAGCAGCAGGTGAAGATCGGCTACATCGGTCGCGCCGAAGCCGCCAGCCCCGCCACGGGCTTCCCCAAGACGCACGAATACGAGCAGCAGCTCATCATCGAGGAAGCCATCCTCCGAGGGACCAAGAATGGCCGTTGAAATCAAAGTGCCCCCCCTGGGCGAATCCATCACCGAAGCCGTCGTCGGCAAGTGGAACAAGAAGCAGGGTGACGCCGTCACCGCCGACGAGCCGCTCGTCGTCCTGGAGACCGACAAGGTCACCATCGACGTGCCGGCCCCGTCCGCGGGCGCGCTGTCCAGCATCGCCTTCAAGGAGGGCGACAAGGTCCGCGTGGGCGAGGTGCTCGGCCTCATCGAGGCGGGCGCCGGCGCTCCCGCCGCGAAGCCCGCCGCCGCTCCGGCGCCTGCCGCCGCGCCCGCCCCCGCCGCCGAGGCGCCCGCGGCGTCCGACGCGCGCTCCACGCCCACCGCTCGCAAGGTGGCCGAGGAGAACCGGGTGGACATCTCCCAGGTGAAGGGCAGCGGCGCCGGTGGCCGCGTGCACAAGGACGACGTGCTGGGTCAGCTCAACCGCCCGGCCGCGCCCGCCGCCCCGGCCCAGCCCGCCGGCCCCCGTCCGAACGCCGCCCGTGAGGAGCGCGTGCGGATGACGCCGCTGCGCAAGCGCGTGGCCGAGCGCCTCATCCAGGCCCAGTCCACCGCCGCCATGCTCACCACCTTCAACGAGGTGGACATGGGCGAGGTGATGGCCCTGCGCAAGAAGTACAACGAGAAGTTCCAGCAGAAGCACGGCGTGAAGCTCGGCTTCATGAGCTTCTTCATCCGCGCCTCCGTCGAGGCCCTCAAGGCCTTCCCGCAGATCAACGCGGAGATTGACGGCGAGGACGTCATCTTCAAGCACTACTACGACATCGGCGTGGCCGTGAGCGGCAGCCGCGGTCTGGTGGTGCCGGTGGTGCGCAACGCGGACAAGCAGGGCCTGGCGGACCTGGAGAAGTCCGTGGGCGAGCTGGGCAGCAAGGCGCGCAACGACAAGCTGGCCCTGTCCGACCTGCAGGGTGGCACCTTCACCATCACCAACGGCGGCATCTTCGGCTCCATGCTGTCCACGCCCATCCTGAACCCGCCGCAGACGGGCATCCTGGGCATGCACAACATCGTCGAGCGCCCCGTGGCCCGCGACGGCCAGGTCGTCATCCGGCCCATCATGTACATCGCCCTCACCTACGACCACCGCCTGGTGGACGGCCGCGAGGCGGTGCAGTTCCTGGTGCGCGTGAAGGAGTGCATCGAGGACCCGGAGCGCCTGCTCCTGGACGTCTGACGTCAGGCCCGCGCTCCGGGCAAGCCTTGCATTCCTGGCGGCCGGCTGGACTTCCAGCCGGCCGTTTCACTACAACTGGGAGTGTCTCCCGGTTGTCGGGGGGCGGGAAGAACGGGCGGCTCTCCTCGCGCCGCCCCGCAAGACTGAAGGAAGCGCAATGGCAACCGGTACCGTGAAGTGGTTCAACGACGCGAAGGGCTTTGGCTTCATCACCCAGGACGGCGGTGGTGAGGACGTGTTCTGCCACCACACCGCCATCAACATGGACGGCTTCCGCACCCTGGCCGAGGGCCAGAAGGTGGAGTTCGAAGTCACCCGTGGTCCCAAGGGCCTGCAGGCGCAGAACGTCCGCGCCGCCGGCTAACGCGTCCGTCAGCCACTCCGTCCGGACTGGCCGATGAAAAGAGGCCCGGCCCCACCATCAGGGGGACCGGGCCTCTGGTTTCTTCAGGGCCCCGGAGGGCCGCTCGCGGCCTACAGGTGGCGCTTGAAGTGGTCCATGACGCGCTCCCACTGGCGCTCGGTGACGAGCGGGTCGGGCACCATGTGCGTCAGGCCGCTGAGCGGCAGCAGGTCGTGCGGCTTGCCGGCGCGGAAGAGCGCGTCGCTCAGCTTCAGCGTGTGGAAGAAGTACACGTTGTCGTCCGCGGTGCCGTGGATGAGCAGCAGCTTGCCCATGGGCTTGTCCTGCTGCGCGTACGTCAGCAGCGAGCTCTTCTCGTAGGCCTCCGGGCGCTGCTGCGGCACGCCCAGGTAGCGCTCGGTGTAGTGGGTGTCGTAGTCCAGCCAGTCCACCACCGGCGCGCCGGCCACGCCGGCCTTGAAGATGTCCGGGCGCTTGAGCACGCCCAGGGCGGCCATGTACCCGCCGAAGCTCCAGCCGGAGATGCCCACGCGGTTCAAGTCAAGCTCCGGGACGACCTTGGCCAGCTCCTTGATGGCGTCCGCCTGGTCTTCGATGGTGACGCCGGCGAAGTCGCCCTTCACCTCGCGCTCCCACTTCGCGCCGCGCAGCGGGGTGCCGCGGCCGTCAATCTTCACGACGAGGAAGCCCTGGTCCGCCACCCACTGCGACATCAGGTGCGCGGCCATGCTCTGGTGGACCACGGTGGTGGTGGGGCCGCCGTACACCTCCACGATGACGGGCAGCTTCTTGCCGGGCTTGAAGTCGCGCGGGCGCACCAGCGAGGTCCAGAAGCGCCGCGGGCCCACCTGCCGCAGCTCCACGTTGGGCGTGTAGGGCGGCTCCTTGGCCACCGAGGGCAGCTCGCCCACGCGGGTGCCGTCACCGCGCACCACCAGCGTCTTGGGCATGGACTTGAGGCCATGGGCGTTCATCACCACCAGCGCGCCGCGCTTGGACACCGCGCCCGACTCGATGTCACCGCCCGCCGTCACCTTCTCCGGGGCGCCGCCGTCCTTCACGCGCCACAGGTGGCTCTGCGTGGGGTTGGGGCCGCCGTTGAAGTAGAGCGTGCCGCTCTCCTGGACGTAGCGCGCCAGCGAGCGGAAGCCCGCGTCCGGCTTCACCAGGCTGCGCGCCAGCGAGCCGTCCGCCTTGCGCAGCTCCACCTCCGGGCCGCCGTTGCGCTCGGTGTACCAGAGGAAGCCGCTGCCATCGTCCAGCCACAGCGGGAAGGCCTGCTCCAGGTTGAGCCAGGCGCTGTCCGTCTCCGTCAGCAGCTCCCGCGACTTGCCCGTGCGCGGGTCCACCGCGAGCAGCTTCTGCTCCGTCTGCTCCCGGTTCTGCACCAGCACGGTGAGCGGGCCGCGCTCGGGCCACCGCACGGTGGCCAGGTACGGGTACTTCGCCGCGTCCCACTGCGCCCACACGGTGCGCCCGCCCGTGACGGGCGTAATCCCCAGGCGCACCTTGGCGTTGGCCTTGCCGGGGCGCGGGTACGCGAAGTCCTCGCCGCCGCGCTCGGGGTGCATCACGTCGACGATGGTGAGCTTCTCCACCTCCGTCGTGTCCGCCTCCGTGTACGCGATGGACTTCGCGTCCGGGCTCCACCAGTAGCCGGTGAAGCGGCCCATCTCCTCCTGGGCGACGAACTCGGCCACGCCGTGCGACTTCGCCTCGGTGCCGCCCTTGGTGACGCGCCGCTCGCGGTTGGCCGCCACGTCGATGCGGTACACGTCGTGCTCCCGCACGTACGCCACCTGCTTGCCGTCCGGGGAGAAGCGCGGGTCCAACGTGCCGGGGCCCGTCTTCAGCTCCGTCACCTTGTTGCCGGCGCGCTCCACCACGTAGAGGCGGCCGGACAGCGGCACCAGCAGGCGGTTGCCGTCCTCGGACACCTGGAAGCTGGTGAAGCCCCGGGCGCTGACGCGCATGCGCTCACGGCGGGCCTTCTCCTCCGGCGTGAGGGTCTCCTCGGCGCCCTTGAGGATGGCCTCGGGCGTGAGCAGCTCGCGCGTCTGTCCGCTCTCCACGTCGAACGCGTAGAGCGTCTGCACGTTGGACGTGGGCTGGGTGCGGAGGAAGAGCACGCTCTTCTCGTCGGGGGTGATGCGCACGCCGCCGGGCCGGCCGCTCATGAAGCGGCGCGTCTCCGAGAACTGGCGCAGGAAGGGGTCTTGCGACCGCTGCGTCTTGGACATGGTCAGGGGCTTCTGCTCCTGGGCGAAGGACGAGGCGCTCGCAAGCAGGAGCGCGGCGGTGAGGACGTGGCGCATGCGTCGTCGAATCCCCGCGAAGGGCGGGGCTCCTTTCGTGGAAAGGTGCAGGGCAGCCTACACTCGGCGGCCGCGCGGCCGGAGCAAACGCCTGGCACGCTGGAGGATTCCCGACGCAATGGAAACGCAAGACGACGCCCCGCGGCACCTGCGCCTGGCCGGCGTCATCCGCCTGGGCCTGGGCGGCGGGCGGGGCCCCCAGGACGCCTATGTGTTCGACCCGCACCGGCTCGCCCTGCCCGCCTGGGCCTGCGCCCTGGGTGACACGGGAGGCCCCGCCCTCCTGGTGAGCCTGGACCGGCACCTGGACACCGTGGTGCCCCGGGCCCCCGCCGCCGTGCCGGACCGCGCGGCCGGGCTGCGCGCGCTGGACGAGCACGCCCGCTATGCGTTGGACGTCCGCAACTATGACCACATCCTCGCGGCCATGGAGGCGGGGCTGGTGGGGGACGCGCTGCTCATCGCCCGCGCCCGCCCCCGCGGCGCCTTCGCCGGGGACACCTACGTGGACAGCCGCGGCCGGCCGCACCGGCTGGTGGCGGTGCCCACCGTGGACCGGGCGGCGGAGGCCTACAGCCGCCCGGCCCCCGGCGACGCGGTGCGCGACGTGCTGGACGCGGCCGGGCGGGTGCTGCTGGACGTGGACCTGGACTGCTTCACCTCGCTGAGCGACGCGGACCCGACCACCGTGCTGCCCTGGCCCCAGCAGGTGATTCGCGAGTTCCTGCTCCCGGAGGACTCGGAGCCCTTCTGGGACGCGGTGCTGGGCAAGACGGTGGCGCTGACGCTGGCGCGCGAGCCGCACCACTGCGGCGGGCTGCTCGCGTCCGGGGCGCTGTTCCGGGACGCGGCCCAGGTGCTGTTCCGGGAGCTCCTGCGCACCGAGCCCCCGTAGGCCCCAACATCCTGCCCGCTACAGCGGCGTCTCCATGAAGTTGGGCCGCACGTCCGTCATCTGCCCGCCCGCGAAGGAGAAGCGGCTGCCCACCGGCGGCCGGGAGTCGTTGAGCACGTAGCCGAAGTCCACGCGGAAGGGCAGGACGTTGAACTGAGGGAAGAGCAGCCGCAGGCCCGCGCCCACCGTGTGCACCATGGCCGGCCTGTCGTTGAAGGCGCTGCCCGAGTCCCAGAAGAGCACGCCGCCCAGGTGCACCGTCTTCACCACGACGGGCCGGCTGCGGTACTCCAGGTTGAAGAGCAGCAGCCGCCGGCCGGAGTACGCGTCCGCGCCCGCGCCGCGCAGGCCGTTGGAGCCGCCCAGCAGGTGGATGCGCTCGAAGAGGTCGTCGATATTCACGTCCAGCAGGCCGCGCGCCACGAAGCGGCCGCCCAGCACCTTGGGGGACACCTCAATCAGCTCCGCCGCCCAGCGCCGGTTGGTCCATGCCCCGCGGGGCCCCAGCGGCCGGCGGATGGCGCCCGACAGGGACGCGGTGGTGAGCGTGTCCCCCAGCCGCAGGCGGTAGCGCAGCGCCAGCCCGCCCTCCACGAAGTGGCTCTGCTCGCCGAACACGGGCGGCGCGTAGCGCAGGGTGGCGGACACCCAGTGCCCCATCTGGAAGTCCTCGGCCAGGACGTACGAGTCCACGTCCCGCAGCACCTCGTAGCGCGCGTCGAAGGCGCGCAGGCTGAGGCCCACGTAGCCGGCGTCCTCCGCGCGCGGCAGGTAGTTGCGGTTGAACCACTCCGACTGCTCCGGGGAGAGCCCGGAGGACAGCGGCGCGCCATAGCCGTAGTGGTACGCGCCCACCGTGCCGCCCACGTTCCACTTGTAGCGGGTGCCCAGCGAGCGCGTGTACGAGAAGCCGCCCACCACCTCTTCGGTCCGGTAGACGTAGGGCACCGCGGGCCCGCCGGGGAATGGCAACTGCCAGATGGAGGCGCCCCGGTAGACGCGGTTGGTCTCCACGTTCCACGCCACGGAGGCGCTGGCGCTCCACGGCGTGGACAGCGAATACAAGGGCCGGCTCACCGCGAGGTTGCCGCGCGAGCCCTCCGTCTTGCCCGTCTCCCGGCCCTGGATGACGGCGATGGACTCGCTGAGCGACCAGCGGCTGCCCAGCACGCGCGGGTCGGTGTAGCTCTGCCCCAGGCTCAGGGTGTCCTGCCGCAGCACGAAGTCCACGGCGATGCGCTTGCCGCGCCCCAGGAAGTTCTGCTCCGTGCCCTGCAGCTTCAGGTACTGGAGCAGCGACCCCACCGCCGCGAAGTCGCTGTTGAGCCGCAGCGACCAGATGTCCTTGGTGACGGCCATCAGCGCCACCGTGTCCGGCGTGCGGCCCTTCA
Proteins encoded in this window:
- the odhB gene encoding 2-oxoglutarate dehydrogenase complex dihydrolipoyllysine-residue succinyltransferase encodes the protein MAVEIKVPPLGESITEAVVGKWNKKQGDAVTADEPLVVLETDKVTIDVPAPSAGALSSIAFKEGDKVRVGEVLGLIEAGAGAPAAKPAAAPAPAAAPAPAAEAPAASDARSTPTARKVAEENRVDISQVKGSGAGGRVHKDDVLGQLNRPAAPAAPAQPAGPRPNAAREERVRMTPLRKRVAERLIQAQSTAAMLTTFNEVDMGEVMALRKKYNEKFQQKHGVKLGFMSFFIRASVEALKAFPQINAEIDGEDVIFKHYYDIGVAVSGSRGLVVPVVRNADKQGLADLEKSVGELGSKARNDKLALSDLQGGTFTITNGGIFGSMLSTPILNPPQTGILGMHNIVERPVARDGQVVIRPIMYIALTYDHRLVDGREAVQFLVRVKECIEDPERLLLDV
- a CDS encoding cold-shock protein; this translates as MATGTVKWFNDAKGFGFITQDGGGEDVFCHHTAINMDGFRTLAEGQKVEFEVTRGPKGLQAQNVRAAG
- a CDS encoding S9 family peptidase; amino-acid sequence: MRHVLTAALLLASASSFAQEQKPLTMSKTQRSQDPFLRQFSETRRFMSGRPGGVRITPDEKSVLFLRTQPTSNVQTLYAFDVESGQTRELLTPEAILKGAEETLTPEEKARRERMRVSARGFTSFQVSEDGNRLLVPLSGRLYVVERAGNKVTELKTGPGTLDPRFSPDGKQVAYVREHDVYRIDVAANRERRVTKGGTEAKSHGVAEFVAQEEMGRFTGYWWSPDAKSIAYTEADTTEVEKLTIVDVMHPERGGEDFAYPRPGKANAKVRLGITPVTGGRTVWAQWDAAKYPYLATVRWPERGPLTVLVQNREQTEQKLLAVDPRTGKSRELLTETDSAWLNLEQAFPLWLDDGSGFLWYTERNGGPEVELRKADGSLARSLVKPDAGFRSLARYVQESGTLYFNGGPNPTQSHLWRVKDGGAPEKVTAGGDIESGAVSKRGALVVMNAHGLKSMPKTLVVRGDGTRVGELPSVAKEPPYTPNVELRQVGPRRFWTSLVRPRDFKPGKKLPVIVEVYGGPTTTVVHQSMAAHLMSQWVADQGFLVVKIDGRGTPLRGAKWEREVKGDFAGVTIEDQADAIKELAKVVPELDLNRVGISGWSFGGYMAALGVLKRPDIFKAGVAGAPVVDWLDYDTHYTERYLGVPQQRPEAYEKSSLLTYAQQDKPMGKLLLIHGTADDNVYFFHTLKLSDALFRAGKPHDLLPLSGLTHMVPDPLVTERQWERVMDHFKRHL
- a CDS encoding UPF0489 family protein, which codes for METQDDAPRHLRLAGVIRLGLGGGRGPQDAYVFDPHRLALPAWACALGDTGGPALLVSLDRHLDTVVPRAPAAVPDRAAGLRALDEHARYALDVRNYDHILAAMEAGLVGDALLIARARPRGAFAGDTYVDSRGRPHRLVAVPTVDRAAEAYSRPAPGDAVRDVLDAAGRVLLDVDLDCFTSLSDADPTTVLPWPQQVIREFLLPEDSEPFWDAVLGKTVALTLAREPHHCGGLLASGALFRDAAQVLFRELLRTEPP
- a CDS encoding BamA/TamA family outer membrane protein, yielding MPLSLPALLVATSLAAAPSSTEGASDAPAQGVESAIDNYEDALIEEALARHGRELEPSPDGKVLEEVLVATEDVVAEIDPFPDFLNIFHARTRDDVVRREVLLEVGKPYSEQLAQETARNLRGLRLFSMVRLVPVKGRTPDTVALMAVTKDIWSLRLNSDFAAVGSLLQYLKLQGTEQNFLGRGKRIAVDFVLRQDTLSLGQSYTDPRVLGSRWSLSESIAVIQGRETGKTEGSRGNLAVSRPLYSLSTPWSASASVAWNVETNRVYRGASIWQLPFPGGPAVPYVYRTEEVVGGFSYTRSLGTRYKWNVGGTVGAYHYGYGAPLSSGLSPEQSEWFNRNYLPRAEDAGYVGLSLRAFDARYEVLRDVDSYVLAEDFQMGHWVSATLRYAPPVFGEQSHFVEGGLALRYRLRLGDTLTTASLSGAIRRPLGPRGAWTNRRWAAELIEVSPKVLGGRFVARGLLDVNIDDLFERIHLLGGSNGLRGAGADAYSGRRLLLFNLEYRSRPVVVKTVHLGGVLFWDSGSAFNDRPAMVHTVGAGLRLLFPQFNVLPFRVDFGYVLNDSRPPVGSRFSFAGGQMTDVRPNFMETPL